From one Streptomyces sp. NBC_01478 genomic stretch:
- a CDS encoding transglycosylase family protein yields the protein MAVRGRHRRYQPSRINRASLLTVTAGGAGIAIPLVGAGAGTAQAADVSTWNKVAACESSGDWSINTGNGYYGGLQFTQSTWEAYGGTAYAHRADLATRDQQIAIAEKVLKGQGPGAWPVCSVRAGLTRGGGTPDIHVGGTKATEQTKAKTKAQDTKAGTVVKRSVKDVQPQTTPQSRAGTAEMYTVVRGDTLSGIADTERVDGGWHGLYAANRTTVGSDPDLILPGQRLSLRTKADPAEHTTTKPATKSSTTKSPKKKASTETAEKVTHKKTTTSHSVVAPVNAPIGTAYHATGSSWSKGYHTGVDFLVPTGTSVKAIETGTVVSAGWAGSYGYQVVIRHADGRYSQYAHLSAISVRDGQSVGAGQRIGRSGSTGNTTGPHLHFEVRTGPGFGSDIDPLAYLRAGGVRI from the coding sequence ATGGCCGTACGCGGCCGGCACCGCCGGTATCAGCCGAGCAGGATCAACCGGGCCTCGCTGCTCACGGTCACGGCGGGCGGCGCGGGCATCGCGATCCCGCTGGTCGGCGCGGGCGCGGGCACCGCCCAGGCGGCCGATGTGAGCACCTGGAACAAGGTCGCCGCCTGTGAGTCCAGCGGCGACTGGAGCATCAACACGGGCAACGGGTACTACGGCGGGCTCCAGTTCACCCAGTCCACCTGGGAGGCCTACGGCGGCACGGCGTACGCGCACCGCGCCGATCTCGCCACCCGGGACCAGCAGATCGCCATAGCGGAGAAGGTGCTCAAGGGTCAGGGACCCGGCGCCTGGCCGGTGTGCTCCGTGCGCGCCGGGCTCACCCGGGGCGGCGGCACCCCCGACATCCACGTCGGCGGCACCAAGGCCACCGAGCAGACCAAGGCGAAGACCAAGGCCCAGGACACCAAGGCGGGGACCGTCGTCAAGCGGTCCGTGAAGGACGTCCAGCCGCAGACCACACCGCAGTCCCGCGCGGGCACCGCCGAGATGTACACGGTGGTGCGCGGCGACACCCTCTCCGGGATCGCCGACACCGAGCGCGTCGACGGCGGCTGGCACGGCCTCTACGCCGCGAACCGCACGACCGTGGGCAGCGATCCCGACCTGATCCTGCCGGGCCAGCGGCTCAGTCTGCGGACCAAGGCCGACCCCGCGGAACACACCACGACGAAACCGGCCACCAAGTCGTCGACCACCAAGTCCCCGAAGAAGAAGGCCTCTACGGAGACGGCCGAAAAGGTCACCCACAAGAAGACGACGACAAGCCACTCCGTCGTCGCCCCCGTGAACGCCCCCATCGGCACCGCGTACCACGCGACGGGCTCCTCCTGGTCGAAGGGCTACCACACCGGCGTCGACTTCCTGGTCCCCACCGGCACCTCGGTGAAGGCCATCGAGACGGGGACCGTCGTCAGCGCCGGCTGGGCGGGGTCGTACGGCTACCAGGTGGTGATCCGGCACGCCGACGGGCGGTACTCGCAGTACGCGCACCTGTCCGCGATCTCGGTGCGGGACGGTCAGTCCGTCGGCGCCGGGCAGCGCATCGGGCGCTCGGGCTCCACCGGGAACACCACGGGCCCGCATCTGCACTTCGAGGTGCGGACGGGGCCCGGATTCGGTAGCGACATCGACCCGCTCGCCTATCTGCGGGCCGGCGGCGTCAGGATTTGA
- a CDS encoding PA14 domain-containing protein, whose product MRIRRLRDRLALLLVLALGIAGLAAVPTASATAADDPAEIHGLKGEYYTQSAPGAFDFADLKATGVDPNLDFDNLEPRLAFATGRSDDVSVRWTGKIVPAKSGPHTFSIIGDNGFRLWIGGQIVIDHWVDDWDTEQTAAPVELTAGTAYDIKVEYFEHYGGSNLHLRWTEPGGTKVPVPQSAFRLPDGYDYDGALAATVTGTGRTLKLDFAQPLAAPPADLTDHLEAVIGGAKWPMGTAHLDPADARTLLVPLTEPVVGNKTGTAPGTADIRYDGEAGLTTADGNVINAFWSTGQNHSTYELRTQWADQVGPHNALPEYPRPQLTRTDWQNLNGSWQFAAATAGEQPPVGRTLAERILVPYPVESQLSGLERHEDRMWYRRTFTVPADWRIGTGKRLMLNFGAVDWRAEVYVNGTKVTEHQGGYDKFSADVTDALKPGRTQELIVGVYDPTDAANGENPPVGKQRLDPSGIWYTPTSGIWQTVWMEPVAPDHVDSLKLTPDVAKSQLTVDAQGVRDGVPITATAYDGKREVATAHGRTGGPLTLTITNPRLWSPDDPFLYDLKVTVGKDRVGSYFGMRSIAVEKVNGVPRTVLNGKPVFMMATLDQGFWPDGLYTAPTDEALAHDLKVHKELGFNAVRKHIKVEPDRWFYWADRLGLMVWQDMPAMTAGVNPSPAARAEYEREMKQMIDQHISSPSIVMWVTFNEGWGQYDEARIADQAKAWDPTRLVNSMSGINLGVDGGTGDIIDEHGYPSPALPPHPDGQRALVSGEYGGLGLAVPGHAWSVQQSYVDVDPAAYTDDYLAKLAEVHALTCQGSNGAVYTQISDVEGELNGLMTYDRRVLKPDAQRVKAAQQALIRDASQATPAGCPTT is encoded by the coding sequence GTGCGCATCAGACGACTCAGAGACCGACTCGCGTTACTGCTCGTCCTGGCCCTCGGCATCGCCGGGCTCGCCGCCGTCCCCACCGCGAGCGCCACCGCCGCCGACGACCCCGCCGAGATCCACGGCCTGAAGGGCGAGTACTACACCCAGTCCGCCCCCGGCGCCTTCGACTTCGCCGACCTCAAGGCCACCGGCGTCGACCCGAACCTCGACTTCGACAACCTCGAACCCCGACTCGCCTTCGCCACCGGCCGGTCGGACGACGTGAGCGTCCGCTGGACCGGCAAGATCGTGCCGGCGAAGTCGGGCCCCCACACCTTCTCGATCATCGGCGACAACGGCTTCCGCCTCTGGATCGGCGGACAGATCGTCATCGACCACTGGGTCGACGACTGGGACACCGAACAGACCGCCGCCCCTGTCGAGTTGACCGCCGGCACGGCCTACGACATCAAGGTCGAGTACTTCGAGCACTACGGCGGCTCCAACCTCCACCTCCGCTGGACCGAACCCGGCGGCACCAAGGTCCCCGTCCCGCAGTCGGCCTTCCGCCTCCCCGACGGCTACGACTACGACGGCGCCCTCGCCGCCACGGTCACCGGCACCGGCCGCACCCTGAAGCTTGACTTCGCCCAGCCCCTCGCCGCACCCCCGGCCGACCTGACCGACCACCTCGAAGCGGTGATCGGCGGCGCCAAGTGGCCCATGGGGACAGCCCACTTGGACCCGGCGGACGCGCGAACCCTGCTCGTCCCCCTCACGGAACCCGTCGTAGGAAACAAGACGGGCACCGCACCCGGCACCGCAGACATCCGCTACGACGGCGAAGCCGGCCTCACCACGGCCGATGGCAACGTTATCAACGCGTTCTGGAGTACCGGCCAAAACCACTCCACCTACGAACTGCGCACCCAGTGGGCCGACCAGGTGGGCCCGCACAACGCGCTCCCCGAGTACCCGCGCCCCCAGCTCACCCGCACCGACTGGCAAAACCTCAACGGGAGTTGGCAGTTCGCCGCGGCGACGGCGGGCGAACAGCCGCCCGTGGGCCGGACCCTGGCCGAGCGCATCCTCGTCCCGTACCCCGTCGAGTCCCAGCTCTCGGGCCTGGAACGGCACGAGGACCGCATGTGGTACCGCCGCACGTTCACCGTCCCCGCCGACTGGAGGATCGGCACGGGCAAGCGGCTGATGCTCAACTTCGGTGCCGTCGACTGGCGGGCCGAGGTCTACGTCAACGGCACGAAGGTCACCGAACACCAGGGCGGCTACGACAAGTTCAGCGCCGACGTCACCGACGCCCTGAAGCCCGGCCGCACCCAGGAACTGATCGTCGGCGTCTACGACCCCACCGACGCGGCGAACGGCGAGAACCCGCCCGTCGGCAAACAGCGCCTCGACCCGAGCGGCATCTGGTACACCCCGACCTCGGGCATCTGGCAGACCGTCTGGATGGAACCGGTCGCCCCCGACCACGTCGACTCCCTCAAGCTCACCCCGGACGTCGCCAAGAGCCAACTCACCGTCGACGCACAGGGAGTTCGGGACGGCGTACCGATCACCGCGACGGCGTACGACGGAAAGCGCGAGGTCGCGACAGCACACGGCCGCACCGGCGGCCCGCTGACCCTCACCATCACGAACCCCCGACTCTGGTCGCCGGACGACCCGTTCCTCTACGACCTGAAGGTCACCGTCGGCAAGGACCGCGTCGGCAGCTACTTCGGGATGCGCTCGATCGCCGTCGAGAAGGTGAACGGCGTCCCGCGTACGGTCCTCAACGGCAAACCGGTCTTCATGATGGCCACCCTCGACCAGGGCTTCTGGCCGGACGGCCTGTACACCGCCCCGACCGACGAGGCACTCGCCCATGACCTCAAGGTGCACAAGGAGTTGGGCTTCAACGCGGTGCGCAAGCACATCAAGGTCGAGCCCGACCGCTGGTTCTACTGGGCCGACCGGCTCGGTCTCATGGTGTGGCAGGACATGCCCGCGATGACCGCCGGGGTGAACCCGTCGCCCGCCGCCCGTGCCGAGTACGAGCGCGAGATGAAGCAGATGATCGACCAGCACATCAGCAGCCCGTCGATCGTCATGTGGGTGACGTTCAACGAGGGTTGGGGCCAGTACGACGAGGCCCGCATCGCCGACCAGGCCAAGGCATGGGACCCGACGCGGCTCGTCAACAGCATGTCCGGCATCAACCTCGGCGTGGACGGCGGCACCGGCGACATCATCGACGAACACGGCTATCCCAGCCCCGCCCTGCCACCCCACCCGGACGGTCAACGGGCCCTGGTCAGCGGGGAGTACGGCGGTCTCGGGCTCGCGGTGCCGGGACACGCCTGGTCGGTCCAGCAGTCGTACGTCGACGTCGACCCGGCCGCCTACACCGACGACTACCTCGCCAAGCTCGCCGAGGTGCACGCCCTGACCTGCCAGGGGAGCAACGGCGCGGTCTACACCCAGATATCCGACGTCGAGGGCGAGTTGAACGGCCTGATGACGTACGACCGGCGGGTGCTCAAGCCCGACGCGCAGCGGGTGAAGGCCGCCCAGCAGGCCCTGATCCGCGACGCCTCGCAGGCGACGCCCGCAGGGTGCCCCACCACCTGA
- the gndA gene encoding NADP-dependent phosphogluconate dehydrogenase, which translates to MSTSAQIGVTGLAVMGRNLARNFARNGYTVAVHNRTASRTRDLVAEFGSEGDFIAAETAKDFVAALERPRRLVVMVKAGEPTDAVIQEFAPLLEPGDMIIDGGNAHFADTRRREHDLREQGIHFVGMGVSGGEEGALHGPSIMPGGPKESYDSLGPMLEKISAKAKDGAPCVTHVGPDGAGHFVKMVHNGIEYADMQLIGEAYQLLRDVAGYSPAQIADIFRTWNTGRLDSYLIEITAEVLSHVDAATGKPFVDVVVDQAEQKGTGRWTVQIALDLGVPVSGIAEAVFARSISGHAALREASRGLAGPTASPLGESEAAAFADRVEQALYASKIVSYTQGFHEIAAGSEEYDWNVDLGAISSIWRGGCIIRAAFLDRIRAAYDARADLPSLLSDETFAQEIAAAQDDWREVVVAATRQGVPTPGFSAALAYYDALRAERLPAALTQGQRDFFGAHTYRRVDRDGSFHTLWGGDRSEVSG; encoded by the coding sequence ATGAGCACTTCAGCGCAGATCGGCGTCACTGGCCTCGCGGTCATGGGCCGCAACCTCGCCCGTAACTTCGCGCGCAACGGCTATACGGTCGCCGTGCACAACCGGACCGCGTCCCGCACGCGTGACCTGGTGGCGGAGTTCGGGAGCGAGGGCGACTTCATCGCGGCGGAGACCGCCAAGGACTTCGTGGCGGCGCTGGAGCGGCCGCGCCGCCTGGTCGTCATGGTGAAGGCCGGTGAGCCGACGGACGCGGTGATCCAGGAGTTCGCCCCGCTCCTCGAACCCGGCGACATGATCATCGACGGTGGCAACGCGCACTTCGCGGACACCCGGCGCCGGGAGCACGACCTGCGCGAACAGGGCATCCACTTCGTCGGCATGGGTGTCTCCGGCGGCGAGGAGGGCGCGCTGCACGGGCCGAGCATCATGCCGGGTGGCCCGAAGGAGTCGTACGACTCGCTCGGTCCGATGCTGGAGAAGATCTCCGCGAAGGCGAAGGACGGGGCGCCCTGTGTGACCCATGTGGGTCCCGACGGCGCCGGGCACTTCGTGAAGATGGTGCACAACGGCATCGAGTACGCCGACATGCAACTGATCGGCGAGGCCTACCAGTTGCTGCGCGATGTCGCCGGGTACTCCCCCGCGCAGATCGCGGACATCTTCCGCACCTGGAACACCGGCCGGCTGGACTCCTACCTGATCGAGATCACCGCAGAGGTGCTGTCCCACGTGGACGCGGCCACCGGCAAGCCGTTCGTGGACGTGGTCGTCGACCAGGCCGAGCAGAAGGGCACCGGCCGCTGGACGGTGCAGATCGCCCTCGACCTCGGCGTCCCGGTCTCGGGCATCGCGGAGGCGGTCTTCGCCCGGTCGATCTCCGGGCACGCGGCGCTGCGCGAGGCCTCGCGCGGTCTGGCCGGGCCCACGGCCTCGCCCCTGGGCGAGTCCGAGGCGGCGGCCTTCGCGGACCGGGTCGAGCAGGCGCTGTACGCGTCGAAGATCGTGTCGTACACACAGGGCTTCCACGAGATCGCGGCGGGCAGCGAGGAGTACGACTGGAACGTCGACCTCGGCGCCATCTCCTCGATCTGGCGCGGCGGTTGCATCATCCGCGCGGCCTTCCTCGACCGGATCCGCGCCGCGTACGACGCCCGCGCGGACCTGCCGAGCCTGCTGTCCGACGAGACGTTCGCGCAGGAGATCGCGGCGGCGCAGGACGACTGGCGCGAGGTCGTCGTCGCGGCGACCCGCCAGGGCGTCCCGACGCCCGGTTTCTCCGCGGCCCTCGCCTACTACGACGCGCTGCGTGCCGAGCGGCTGCCCGCGGCGCTCACGCAGGGTCAGCGGGACTTCTTCGGTGCGCACACCTACCGGCGGGTGGACCGGGACGGCTCGTTCCACACCCTCTGGGGCGGTGACCGCTCGGAGGTCTCCGGCTGA
- the glgA gene encoding glycogen synthase — MRVGLLTREYPPDVYGGAGVHVEFLARELRPLVDLDVHCWGEGRTDGVVRHRSWPTLDGANDALRTFSVDLSMAAALEGRELVHSHTWYANLAGHFAKLLHGVPHVMTAHSLEPLRPWKAEQLGGGYALSSWAERTAIEAADAVVAVSGAMREDILTCYPSLDPATVRVIHNGIDTTLYRPDHGTDVLTRLGIDPDRPYVLFVGRITRQKGVPHLLRAVRDIDPAAQVVLCAGAPDTPEIDQEFRELFQELSGVRAGVHWIPQMLPRPEVIQLLTHATVFACPSVYEPLGIVNLEAMACGTAVVASRVGGIPEVVAHGETGLLVSADDDFEANLALALDSVLGDPETAKRMGEAGRERAVGEFGWDAVALRTARLYGEILEKA, encoded by the coding sequence GTGCGAGTGGGACTGCTGACCCGGGAGTACCCGCCGGATGTGTACGGCGGCGCGGGCGTCCATGTGGAGTTCCTCGCCCGGGAGTTGAGGCCCCTGGTCGACCTGGACGTGCACTGCTGGGGCGAGGGCCGCACCGACGGCGTCGTACGCCACCGCTCCTGGCCGACCCTGGACGGCGCCAACGACGCCCTGCGCACCTTCTCCGTGGACCTCTCCATGGCCGCCGCCCTCGAAGGCCGTGAGCTCGTCCACTCCCACACCTGGTACGCCAACCTCGCCGGCCACTTCGCCAAGCTCCTGCACGGCGTCCCGCACGTCATGACCGCCCACTCCCTGGAGCCGCTGCGCCCCTGGAAGGCCGAGCAGCTCGGCGGCGGCTACGCCCTCTCCAGTTGGGCCGAGCGCACCGCGATCGAGGCCGCGGACGCCGTGGTCGCCGTATCGGGAGCCATGCGCGAGGACATCCTCACCTGCTACCCGTCGCTGGACCCCGCCACGGTGCGGGTCATCCACAACGGCATCGACACCACGCTCTACCGGCCCGACCACGGCACCGACGTCCTCACCCGGCTCGGCATCGACCCCGACCGCCCCTACGTCCTGTTCGTCGGCCGCATCACCCGCCAGAAGGGCGTGCCCCATCTGCTGCGCGCGGTGCGGGACATCGACCCGGCCGCACAGGTCGTGCTGTGCGCGGGCGCGCCGGACACCCCCGAGATCGACCAGGAGTTCCGCGAGCTCTTCCAGGAGCTGAGCGGCGTCCGCGCGGGCGTGCACTGGATCCCGCAGATGCTGCCGCGCCCGGAGGTCATCCAGCTCCTCACGCACGCCACCGTGTTCGCCTGCCCCTCGGTCTACGAGCCCCTGGGGATCGTGAACCTGGAGGCGATGGCCTGCGGTACGGCCGTGGTCGCCTCGCGGGTCGGGGGCATCCCGGAAGTGGTGGCACACGGGGAGACGGGGCTCCTGGTGTCCGCCGACGACGACTTCGAGGCGAACCTGGCGCTGGCTCTCGACTCCGTGCTCGGCGACCCGGAAACTGCGAAACGCATGGGCGAGGCCGGGCGGGAGCGCGCCGTGGGCGAGTTCGGCTGGGACGCCGTGGCGCTGCGCACCGCGCGGCTCTACGGGGAGATCCTCGAAAAGGCTTAG
- the glgC gene encoding glucose-1-phosphate adenylyltransferase encodes MRRGGPSVLGIVLAGGEGKRLMPLTADRAKPAVTFGGTYRLVDFVLSNLVNADILRICVLTQYKSHSLDRHITTTWRMSSLLGNYVTPVPAQQRLGPRWYLGSADAILQSLNLIYDERPEYVAVFGADHVYRMDPRQMLAQHIESGAGVTVAGIRVPRAESSQFGVITPGSDGQTVENFLEKPADPPGLVDDPECVYASMGNYIFTTKALIEALQRDAEDLGSVHDMGGSILPALTDRGEAALYDFSANHVPGETTRDQGYWRDVGTLDAYYDAHMDLIAERPAFNLYNRNWPIYTHSGQLSPARFNAGGMASESIISSGCLIRGQVTRSVLSPGVVVDPGAVVQGSILHDNVHIGRGAVVRGAVLDKNVEVPPGATIGVNPERDADLYTVSKGGVIALGKGQLVT; translated from the coding sequence ATGCGTCGTGGCGGACCTTCGGTGCTCGGGATCGTACTGGCGGGCGGTGAGGGCAAGCGGCTGATGCCCTTGACCGCCGACCGGGCCAAACCCGCGGTCACCTTCGGCGGAACGTACCGCCTAGTGGACTTCGTGCTGTCCAATCTCGTCAACGCCGACATCCTGCGCATCTGCGTGCTCACGCAGTACAAGTCGCACTCGCTGGACCGCCACATCACCACCACCTGGCGCATGTCCAGCCTGCTCGGCAACTACGTCACACCGGTCCCGGCGCAGCAGCGTCTCGGCCCGCGCTGGTACCTCGGCAGCGCGGACGCGATCCTGCAGTCGCTGAACCTGATCTACGACGAACGCCCCGAGTACGTCGCGGTGTTCGGCGCCGACCACGTGTACCGCATGGACCCCCGGCAGATGCTCGCCCAGCACATCGAGAGCGGCGCGGGCGTCACCGTGGCCGGTATCCGCGTCCCGCGCGCGGAGTCCTCGCAGTTCGGCGTGATCACACCGGGCTCGGACGGCCAGACGGTGGAGAACTTCCTGGAGAAGCCCGCCGATCCGCCGGGCCTGGTGGACGACCCGGAGTGCGTCTACGCCTCGATGGGCAACTACATCTTCACCACCAAGGCGTTGATAGAGGCCCTCCAGCGGGACGCGGAGGATCTCGGCTCGGTGCACGACATGGGCGGCTCGATCCTGCCCGCGCTCACCGACCGGGGCGAGGCCGCGCTGTACGACTTCAGCGCCAACCACGTCCCCGGCGAGACCACCCGCGACCAGGGCTACTGGCGGGACGTCGGCACACTGGACGCGTACTACGACGCCCACATGGACCTCATCGCCGAGCGCCCCGCCTTCAACCTCTACAACCGCAACTGGCCGATCTACACCCACTCCGGGCAGCTCTCCCCGGCCCGCTTCAACGCCGGCGGCATGGCCAGCGAGTCGATCATCAGCTCCGGGTGCCTCATCCGCGGCCAGGTCACGCGCTCGGTGCTGTCCCCGGGCGTGGTGGTCGACCCCGGAGCCGTCGTCCAGGGCTCGATCCTGCACGACAACGTCCACATCGGGCGCGGTGCGGTGGTCCGGGGCGCCGTCCTGGACAAGAACGTCGAGGTACCGCCCGGCGCGACGATCGGGGTCAACCCGGAGCGCGACGCCGATCTGTACACGGTCTCCAAGGGCGGGGTCATCGCCCTCGGGAAGGGCCAACTGGTCACGTAG
- a CDS encoding (2Fe-2S)-binding protein, with protein sequence MVLLLFVDLDPELAALRPLGGFFVLRTGTAPHGPLPALARTYENPASEVYGNSLTFRVHIVAERLQVPELRIAASVAQQALAARLWSAALGCAALYGRIPDLDPRLLHWDAERSAPDDLWLAEVRPLPGDATALAHTVLHGHLEPLTAALVARHRMSTGLLWGNAASALAGAARELDRWARTRGREDVATRARALTADLFAHPLLSGTGTFTGTAFRRRSCCLYYRVPGGGVCGDCCFTQPPGSSPKAASG encoded by the coding sequence TTGGTACTACTGCTGTTCGTGGACCTCGACCCCGAACTCGCCGCGCTCCGCCCCCTCGGCGGCTTCTTCGTACTACGCACGGGCACAGCACCGCACGGCCCGCTGCCGGCGCTCGCGCGGACCTACGAAAATCCGGCGTCGGAGGTTTACGGAAATTCCCTGACTTTTCGTGTTCACATCGTCGCGGAGCGTCTCCAGGTCCCTGAGCTGCGCATTGCCGCCTCGGTCGCCCAGCAGGCGCTCGCGGCCCGGCTGTGGTCGGCGGCGCTCGGCTGCGCCGCCCTGTACGGCCGGATCCCCGACCTCGACCCGCGGCTGCTGCACTGGGACGCCGAGCGCAGCGCACCGGACGACCTCTGGCTGGCCGAGGTGCGCCCGCTGCCCGGCGACGCGACAGCCCTCGCGCACACCGTGCTCCACGGCCACCTCGAACCGCTGACCGCCGCCCTGGTCGCCCGCCACCGCATGTCCACCGGCCTCCTGTGGGGCAACGCGGCCTCCGCCCTGGCGGGCGCGGCCCGGGAACTGGACCGCTGGGCACGCACGCGTGGCCGCGAGGACGTCGCCACGCGCGCGCGTGCGCTCACGGCGGACCTCTTCGCCCACCCGCTCCTCTCCGGCACCGGAACGTTCACCGGCACCGCCTTCCGGCGCCGCAGTTGCTGCCTCTACTATCGGGTCCCTGGTGGCGGGGTGTGCGGGGACTGCTGCTTCACACAGCCGCCCGGCTCTTCCCCGAAAGCCGCTTCTGGGTGA
- a CDS encoding VOC family protein — protein MERVLGIGGHFMRAADPAALSAWYRDSLGLDTDEHGLWHQEAGPTVFAAFPADTDYFGSRAQQTMLNFRVRDLDAMLAQLRAKGADVDGETQDMEGVGRFGWVTDPEGNRIELWQPA, from the coding sequence ATGGAACGTGTGCTTGGCATCGGCGGACACTTCATGCGGGCGGCCGACCCGGCGGCCCTGAGCGCCTGGTACCGCGACAGCCTCGGCCTGGACACCGACGAGCACGGGCTGTGGCACCAGGAAGCAGGACCGACGGTGTTCGCCGCCTTCCCGGCCGACACCGACTACTTCGGGTCCCGCGCGCAGCAGACCATGCTCAACTTCCGGGTCCGCGACCTCGACGCGATGCTCGCGCAGTTGCGCGCCAAGGGCGCGGACGTGGACGGCGAGACACAGGACATGGAGGGCGTCGGCCGCTTCGGCTGGGTCACCGACCCCGAGGGCAACCGGATCGAACTGTGGCAGCCCGCCTGA
- a CDS encoding DMT family transporter, producing the protein MSALALSIVLSLVSAVAYAGGAIVQERVAVSSPDQEYAPLRRPSWWAAVGLNGTGGLLHVVALAYGPLSLVQPLGALTIVFALPMAALFVGRKAGSTAWRGAIMATIGLAGLLSLVGTSDGQSLSTAQRVSVAVFTGAVVVTLMIAGRAAHRHPAVRSVLLATASGIAFGMSSVFTKTVTVDWDNGAISATDIPFLAVIAVFAAAGLMLSQASYQGAGLAAPLAVLTVVNPVVAAAVGITMFGETFRYGTTGTLLALSAGVVAAGGLILLTTERLGSESAPAGTTAPPAVPSPVEELLDALPGQPVGVSANVDAELAVTAGDILLPAPAAVPADESYETLEPAGSVEPAGYFGPFHAGLYVMMPVHDRRRTRVKS; encoded by the coding sequence ATGAGCGCCCTCGCGTTGTCCATCGTGCTGTCGCTCGTCTCCGCTGTGGCCTACGCGGGCGGAGCGATCGTGCAGGAGCGCGTCGCGGTGTCCTCTCCCGACCAGGAGTACGCGCCGCTGCGCCGCCCGAGCTGGTGGGCGGCGGTCGGGTTGAACGGTACGGGCGGTCTGCTGCACGTGGTGGCGCTGGCCTACGGCCCGCTGAGCCTGGTGCAGCCGCTCGGCGCGCTGACGATCGTGTTCGCGCTGCCGATGGCGGCCCTGTTCGTCGGCCGCAAGGCCGGCTCCACCGCCTGGCGCGGCGCCATCATGGCGACGATCGGTCTCGCGGGTCTGCTGTCCCTGGTCGGCACGTCCGACGGTCAGTCGCTGAGCACCGCCCAGCGGGTGTCCGTGGCCGTGTTCACCGGCGCGGTGGTCGTGACCCTGATGATCGCGGGCCGCGCGGCACACCGGCACCCGGCGGTGCGCAGCGTGCTGCTGGCGACGGCGTCCGGCATAGCGTTCGGCATGTCCTCGGTGTTCACCAAGACGGTGACGGTCGACTGGGACAACGGCGCGATATCGGCGACCGACATCCCGTTCCTGGCCGTGATCGCGGTCTTCGCCGCGGCCGGTCTGATGCTGTCGCAGGCGTCCTACCAGGGCGCCGGCCTGGCGGCCCCGCTGGCGGTCCTCACGGTCGTGAACCCGGTGGTGGCGGCCGCGGTCGGCATCACGATGTTCGGCGAGACCTTCCGCTACGGCACGACGGGCACCCTGCTCGCCCTGAGCGCCGGAGTGGTCGCCGCGGGCGGCCTGATCCTGCTGACCACGGAGCGGCTGGGGAGCGAGAGCGCACCGGCCGGCACCACCGCACCTCCCGCGGTGCCCTCGCCCGTCGAGGAGTTGCTGGACGCCCTCCCTGGACAGCCCGTCGGCGTGAGCGCGAACGTCGACGCGGAACTCGCCGTCACCGCCGGGGACATCCTCCTCCCGGCGCCGGCGGCGGTTCCGGCCGACGAGAGTTACGAGACCCTGGAGCCGGCCGGCTCCGTCGAACCGGCCGGCTACTTCGGTCCGTTCCACGCCGGGCTGTACGTGATGATGCCGGTCCACGACCGGCGCCGTACCCGAGTCAAATCCTGA